The genomic stretch GAAAGCCTGCCATCTTTCACTTAGGCAATTTTTCCGAACAGATTTCACTGATGGGTAATTTTGACAAAAACAGCAATATAAGAATCGTTAAAAACCTTAGTGCAAAAGATCAGGAGGATATTATTAATAAAAAATACCCACTCTATTACATAGATACAGGAAATGCCAAGGAAGAAAATAATAAAACCAATATGCTGGACCAATATGGAATATTATTTCACAAAGATTTTGAATTAAAAAGATAAAAATCCTTCACTGTTGCCAATACCACAGTCAAAGGTGAGATTCCTTATCTCCCTGAGGGTACAAAATTGAAGATTTGGCAGCGTGGTAAATCCTGTATTCTTCTCACGTCTCCATGATCACAGCAGATCTTGCACAAAAAATGAAATACCTTATCTTTGTTTTTTTCGAGGCTTATTATAAACTTTTATTCGAAAATATTCTACATGAAAAAAAATAGCTTTTTATTTTCCGCCAAAGGAATTCTTATCGCAGGACTTTTATCCTTACATACAGTAATGTATGCTCAGAAAACAACAGATCTCTCAACGATTTCAGAAAAAACACTAAGCAGCATTCTGGAAAAAAACAGAAATTATTACACCCAGGGTAAAGTAGCAGATTATATTCCTGAATTGGGTAAAATGGATGCCAAAGCTATTGCCTTTTCTGTAGTGGATAAAAACGGTAAAGTATACAGCACAGGCGATGTTCAAAAGAAATTTACCATGCAGAGTATTTCCAAGATTATTGCTTTAATGGTTGCCGTTAATGAAAAAGGAGAAGCCCATGTTTTCGATAAAATGGGGTATTTCGGATCCGATAGGCCTTTCAATCATTTTGCAAACCTTGAAACTACAGGAAAGCCGCTTAATCCAATGATGAATGCGGGAGCAATTCTTACGACTTCTCTAATCTCAGGAGAAGGTGAAAAACCTTTCCTTAAAGTCCTGGATATGGTAAGATATATTACCAAGAATCCAACCATTGAGTACAGCAAATCAGTCTATGAATCCGAAAAATCCACAGGACATCGTAACCGTGGTATGTTTTACATTATGAAAAACAGCGGATTGATCTCTGGAAATGAAGATCAGCTGGATAACTATTTCAAACAATGTTCTATTGAGCTTACTGCCGAAGATCTGGCAAAAATTGGTTATTTCTTTGCCAACCAGTGCGTACGTTTTGACGGAGATACTCAGTATAAAAATGCAGATATTGCAAAATTGATAGAATCCCAAATGCTGACTGCCGGAATGTATGAATTCAGTGGAGAATATTCCAGAACCGTAGGGTTACCAAGCAAATCCGGTGTAGGAGGCGGAATTACCGTAAGCGTTCCCGGAAAAATGGGTATTGGTGTATTCAGTCCCGCTTTGGATCAGCATGGAAATTCCCTGGCAGGTTATCACATTATTCTAGATCTGGCAAAACAATACAATCTGAGCATCTTTTAAAACTTTCCAATTTTAACTCAAATCAAATTGATTATATTTGGGTAAAACACATATCCAAATCAATGTCACCGTATTACGAAAACATATTAAATCATATCAGCCAATACATCTCTTTATCTGAATCGGAAAAAGAGACCCTTTATTCTTCAATAAAATATAAAAAGTTAAAACGAAGACAATATCTTTTACAGGAAGGACAGATATGTACTTATGATTATTTTGTAATCAGTGGCTGTCTGCGACAATATGAAGTAAGCCGGAACGGCAGGGAAAACACAGTACAGTTTGCTTTTGAAAACTGGTGGATATCAGACTGGCACAGTATGATTCATTCTCAACCGTCCGTCTACAATATTGAAGCAATGGAAAATTCGGAAGTTTTTATGGTCGAAAAGGACGAGTTGGAAAAACTGTATGCAGCAATCCCACAGCTGGAAAGCTATTTCCGTAAAATACTCTTAAATGCCTTCATATCACTTCAAAAAAGAATATTATTTCAGCAAAAAACCGCAGAGGAAAGGTATTTGGAATTCATCAAATCGTATGGCTGGTTCGAACAGCGCCTCTCTCAGCAACACATTGCTTCATTTTTAGGAATTACCAGAGAGACTTTAAACCGCCTTAAAGGACAGCAACATAAAGATCATTAAACAAACCTGTGCTATTTATCACAGGTTTTTTGTATTAAAAATCACATAATAACAGCTTCACATCATGCTAAATTTGTTCATCAAAATATAAAAAAAATGGACAAAAAATTCAAACAGTGGGCATCATCTGCTCATGGAGAATGGGGCTCCCTGATTCTGCGCCTTACTTTAGGCATCGTATTGTTCCCACACGCTACTCAGAAATTATTTGGATGGTTTAATGGTCCTGGATTACTGGGTGAAATGCAGTATATGACAACCCGTGTAGAACTGCCACCACTCGTTGCTGCCGTAGCCATCGCAGTAGAATGTGCAGGAACGTTTTTCATCTTATTTGGATTTTGGACGAAACTCACCTCCACTGCACTCTTCTTCTTATTTATCGGAATGATCGTAGTAGATCATGCTCCTCATGGTTTCTTTATGAACTGGTTCGGGAAAATGCCGGCAGGAGCAGAAGGATTCGAATATCATTTATTGGTACTCGGCATCTGCCTCACGCTCATCATACAAGGAGGAGGTCAATATTCAATGGAAAAACAGTTTAAATAATTTTCGTTAAACACTTTTTTATCTTTTTAATACACTTAAGCAGCATTTTGCTGCTTTTTTTCATTTATATTTCATATTACCTTAATATGTTTACTCTATTACACAAAGCAATCCTTGTTTTCAAAATCCTGAAACGGATAAAATAACTCACAAAAAGCAAATCTCCAACACGTCAATAATATGATATAAATCAATTCCATACAAAATCAACTCAAAATTTAAGGCTTTTCAACCATCATGTTTTGCTGATTTTATGCGGTAATCATTTATGTTATCTTTTTGTAATATACAAAAAAACAAATCTCTTCTTTTTGAAATATTTTATTTTTTATTCCTATCTTTGCTTAACATTTCTTTAACTATAATTATTTATTTTTATGGTTACCTAGATTGTG from Chryseobacterium indologenes encodes the following:
- the glsA gene encoding glutaminase A, whose translation is MKKNSFLFSAKGILIAGLLSLHTVMYAQKTTDLSTISEKTLSSILEKNRNYYTQGKVADYIPELGKMDAKAIAFSVVDKNGKVYSTGDVQKKFTMQSISKIIALMVAVNEKGEAHVFDKMGYFGSDRPFNHFANLETTGKPLNPMMNAGAILTTSLISGEGEKPFLKVLDMVRYITKNPTIEYSKSVYESEKSTGHRNRGMFYIMKNSGLISGNEDQLDNYFKQCSIELTAEDLAKIGYFFANQCVRFDGDTQYKNADIAKLIESQMLTAGMYEFSGEYSRTVGLPSKSGVGGGITVSVPGKMGIGVFSPALDQHGNSLAGYHIILDLAKQYNLSIF
- a CDS encoding Crp/Fnr family transcriptional regulator, yielding MSPYYENILNHISQYISLSESEKETLYSSIKYKKLKRRQYLLQEGQICTYDYFVISGCLRQYEVSRNGRENTVQFAFENWWISDWHSMIHSQPSVYNIEAMENSEVFMVEKDELEKLYAAIPQLESYFRKILLNAFISLQKRILFQQKTAEERYLEFIKSYGWFEQRLSQQHIASFLGITRETLNRLKGQQHKDH
- a CDS encoding DoxX family protein, whose protein sequence is MDKKFKQWASSAHGEWGSLILRLTLGIVLFPHATQKLFGWFNGPGLLGEMQYMTTRVELPPLVAAVAIAVECAGTFFILFGFWTKLTSTALFFLFIGMIVVDHAPHGFFMNWFGKMPAGAEGFEYHLLVLGICLTLIIQGGGQYSMEKQFK